One part of the Solanum dulcamara chromosome 8, daSolDulc1.2, whole genome shotgun sequence genome encodes these proteins:
- the LOC129900120 gene encoding long-chain-alcohol O-fatty-acyltransferase-like, which yields MDVNVELQNFIRVWFAAIGALCYCYYCVTRIPSGILRLLFVLPIVYFFLILPLDLSSFHLGAPTIFYLAWLANFKLLLFCFDRGPLSSYSSLPLLHFLSIALLPVKPKYVISDGFKNLTQSVQSTERVSGLFWGKIIILAAIIRAYNYRELFHSNVILVLYCLHIYLAVELVLGITVVPVRALLGLEIEPQFNDPYLATSLQDFWGRRWNLMVPGILRPAVYFPVRAISICSLGKELANLPAILATFLVSGLMHELIYYYLSRARPTWEVTWFFVLQGICVCIEVTAKKFFHGGWQMNRVVSGVLTLAFVAWTGDWLFFPQIIRNELDQKAINEYYVMVDLVKYRLLPLLGI from the coding sequence ATGGATGTAAATGTTGAACTCCAAAATTTCATCCGGGTATGGTTTGCAGCTATTGGAGCATTATGCTATTGTTACTACTGCGTAACCCGCATTCCTAGCGGCATCCTTAGGCTTCTCTTTGTTCTTCCTATTGTCTATTTCTTCCTTATCCTCCCTCTTGACCTCTCTTCCTTCCATCTTGGTGCCCCCACAATTTTCTACCTCGCTTGGCTCGCCAATTTCAAGCTGCTCCTCTTTTGTTTCGATCGAGGACCTTTATCCTCTTACTCTTCTTTGCCTCTTCTTCATTTCCTCTCCATTGCTCTTCTCCCTGTCAAACCCAAATACGTTATCAGCGACGGATTCAAAAATTTAACTCAGTCCGTGCAGAGCACCGAAAGAGTATCTGGTTTGTTTTGGgggaaaataatcattttggcAGCTATAATTAGAGCATACAATTACAGAGAACTTTTTCATTCAAATGTAATTTTGGTTCTTTATTGCTTACATATTTATTTAGCAGTTGAGTTGGTTCTTGGAATCACAGTTGTCCCAGTACGAGCTCTTTTAGGGCTAGAAATTGAGCCCCAGTTCAACGACCCGTACCTTGCCACCTCACTTCAAGACTTTTGGGGCCGTAGATGGAACTTAATGGTGCCGGGGATTTTACGCCCGGCGGTGTATTTCCCTGTTAgggctatttcaatttgttCTTTAGGAAAGGAATTGGCTAATTTGCCAGCAATTTTGGCTACATTTTTAGTATCTGGGCTAATGCATGAATTGATCTATTATTACCTCTCGCGCGCGAGACCCACATGGGAAGTGACTTGGTTCTTCGTCTTGCAAGGGATTTGTGTGTGTATTGAAGTTACTGCGAAGAAATTTTTTCATGGCGGCTGGCAGATGAACAGAGTGGTTTCCGGCGTCCTCACATTGGCGTTTGTGGCTTGGACTGGCGATTGGCTCTTTTTCCCACAGATTATTAGGAATGAGTTAGATCAGAAAGCCATTAATGAGTACTACGTTATGGTAGATTTGGTCAAATATAGGTTGCTGCCACTTTTGGGAATTTAG